In Enoplosus armatus isolate fEnoArm2 chromosome 2, fEnoArm2.hap1, whole genome shotgun sequence, one DNA window encodes the following:
- the aanat1 gene encoding serotonin N-acetyltransferase, with protein sequence MSVVSAVPFMRPLHMRSAGLQGRRHTLPASEFRSLSPEDAISVFEIEREAFISVSGECPLHLDEVRHFLTLCPELSLGWFEEGRLVAFIIGSLWDQERLTMDALTLHKPHGTTVHIHVLAVHRTFRQQGKGSILMWRYLQYLRCLPYVRRAMLMCEDFLVPFYQKSGFKAQGPSEITVGPLTFIEMVYPVRGHAFMRRNSGC encoded by the exons ATGTCGGTGGTGAGCGCAGTGCCGTTCATGAGGCCACTCCACATGCGCTCTGCGGGGCTGCAGGGCCGCCGCCACACGCTGCCGGCCAGCGAGTTCCGCTCCCTCAGCCCGGAGGATGCCATCAGTGTGTTCGAGATCGAGAGAGAAG CCTTCATCTCAGTGTCCGGTGAGTGTCCCCTACACCTGGACGAGGTGCGTCACTTCCTCACCCTGTGTCCTGAGCTGTCTCTTGGCTGGTTCGAGGAGGGACGTCTGGTGGCTTTCATCATCGGCTCACTGTGGGACCAGGAGAGGCTTACCATG gATGCCCTGACTCTCCATAAGCCTCACGGGACCACTGTCCACATCCACGTCCTGGCCGTCCACCGCACCTTCCGCCAGCAGGGCAAAGGCTCCATCCTGATGTGGCGCTACCTGCAGTACCTCCGCTGCCTGCCCTACGTCCGCCGCGCCATGCTCATGTGTGAAGACTTCCTGGTTCCCTTCTACCAGAAGTCGGGCTTCAAGGCGCAGGGCCCCAGTGAGATCACGGTGGGGCCCCTCACCTTCATCGAGATGGTCTACCCGGTCAGGGGCCACGCCTTCATGCGTCGTAACAGTGGTTGTTGA
- the LOC139294896 gene encoding inactive rhomboid protein 2-like: MASQGGEEPPPNGGQADSRLKSKKPPSLVIAIPPPEDMMSHDPTKQPLRPSLKKSASGQAPGSVSESISGVRDGHFSVRDRRAKFGRQTSLSQSIRRNTAQWFGVGEGCETKQQVWHRKSLRHCSQRYGKLKAQYREPETATSIDQGLDSPVAHKMPKIVDPLARGRAFRCPDEMDSRSPRTPLATQGGPITPGITSLSSFTSQRSGYSRFPKRKRESVARMSIRAASNLLRGHSGLSGSQTGRSFPKRSFARPSWMDEDTVDSADTSESLFFSKVDAHDELYSMADDVFESPPISACCAPSEQPDQKFPSLKDISRTPRTPIVVPDKSHPRRGGRIASQVKHFAFDKQKRQYGMGVVGKWLNRHYRRSLSSNVQKQLDDFHSHRPYFTYWITFVHIVITLLACCTYGFAPVGFAQHSTSELVLKNKGIYESVKYIQQENFWIGPSSEDLIHLGAKFSPCIRQDRQIVSLIQKAKDLERESGCCVQNDNSGCVQTRSSDCSETLATFIKWNNEQADINRFSGSVCHQDPRVCEEPASAEPHTWPDDITQWPVCTYPRKWNHTGYRHMDCNIKGRPCCIGTKGRCEITTREYCSFMHGYFHEDATLCSQVHCLDDVCGLLPFLNPDVPDQFYRLWLSLFLHAGLFHCLVSVVFQMTILRDLEKLAGWVRISIIYILSGITGNLASALFLPYRAEVGPAGSQFGLLACLFVELFQGWQMLEKPWKAFLKLVCIVLFLFLCGLLPWIDNIAHIFGFLSGMLLSFAFLPYVTFGTFDKYRKRILIAVSMLAYIGLFSSLIVWFYIYPINWHWLEHLTCLPFTSKFCEKYDIDHDIDDVVH; encoded by the exons ATGGCATCACAGGGGGGGGAGGAGCCTCCTCCAAATGGAGGTCAAGCAGATAGCCGTCTAAAGAGCAAGAAGCCGCCCAGCCTTGTAATAGCCATCCCTCCACCTGAGGACATGATGTCCCACGACCCTACAAAACAG CCACTACGTCCGTCCCTGAAAAAAAGTGCGAGTGGTCAAGCCCCCGGTTCTGTGTCAGAGAGCATCAGTGGAGTCAGAGATGGGCACTTCTCAGTCAGAGACAGAAGGGCAAAGTTTGGCAGACAGACGTCGCTCTCACAAAGCATCCGCAG gAACACAGCCCAGTGGTTTGGGGTGGGGGAAGGCTGTGAGACCAAGCAGCAGGTATGGCACAGGAAGAGCTTGCGCCACTGCAGCCAGCGCTATGGCAAGCTTAAGGCCCAGTATAGAGAGCCTGAGACGGCTACCAGCATCGACCAGGGCCTGGACTCACCAGTCGCTCACAAGATGCCCAAG ATTGTGGATCCCCTGGCACGGGGGCGAGCCTTCCGTTGCCCTGATGAGATGGACAGTCGTTCCCCCAGGACACCTCTCGCCACTCAGGGGGGTCCCATTACCCCGGGTATCACCTCACTCAGCTCCTTCACCAGCCAGCGCTCCGGGTACAGCCGATTCCCCAAGCGCAAGAGGGAGTCTGTCGCTCGCATGAGCATCCGAGCTGCATCCAACCTGCTGAGG ggtcaTAGTGGCTTGTCAGGCTCCCAGACAGGTCGAAGTTTCCCCAAGAGGAGCTTTGCCAGGCCCAGCTGGATGGACGAGGACACCGTGGACTCCGCGGACACATCAGAATCGCTCTTCTTCAGCAAG GTTGATGCCCATGATGAGTTGTACTCTATGGCTGATGACGTATTTGAATCGCCTCCCATTTCGGCATGTTGTGCTCCCAGCGAGCAGCCTGACCAGAAGTTCCCAAGCCT TAAGGACATATCTCGAACGCCGAGGACACCGATAGTAGTGCCAGACAAGAGCCATCCTCGTCGGGGTGGTCGCATCGCCTCCCAAGTTAAGCACTTTGCATTTGACAAGCAGAAGCGTCAGTACGGCATGGGCGTCGTGGGGAAGTGGCTGAACCGACACTACCGACGCAGCCTCAGCAGCAACGTCCAGAAGCAGCTTGACGACTTCCACAGCCACAG GCCATACTTTACCTACTGGATCACGTTTGTCCATATAGTGATCACTTTGCTGGCTTGCTGTACATACGGTTTTGCCCCTGTGGGGTTTGCACAACATTCTACATCTGAACTG GTGCTGAAGAACAAAGGCATTTATGAGAGTGTCAAGTATATCCAACAGGAGAACTTCTGGATTGGTCCTAGCTCT GAGGACTTGATCCACCTGGGGGCCAAGTTCTCACCATGCATCCGTCAGGACAGACAGATAGTCAGTCTAATCCAGAAGGCCAAAGACCTGGAGAGAGAGTCTGGCTGCTGCGTTCAGAATGACAACTCTGGATGTGTGCAGACCCGCAGCTCCGACTGCTCT GAGACACTGGCCACCTTTATTAAATGGAACAATGAGCAGGCGGACATCAACAGGTTCTCTGGTTCTGTCTGTCACCAGGATCCCAG AGTGTGTGAAGAACCTGCCTCTGCAGAGCCTCATACATGGCCAGATGACATCACCCAGTGGCCG GTGTGTACGTATCCCAGGAAGTGGAACCACACAGGCTACAGACACATGGACTGTAACATCAAGGGACGGCCTTGCTGCATAGGAACTAAGGGCAG ATGTGAGATCACGACCAGAGAGTATTGCTCTTTCATGCATGGTTACTTCCATGAGGATGCCACACTCTGCTCacag GTCCACTGTCTGGATGATGTGTGCGGCTTGCTGCCCTTCCTCAACCCTGATGTTCCTGATCAGTTCTACCgtctctggctgtctctcttcctccatgcTGG gctatTCCACTGCTTGGTGTCGGTGGTGTTCCAGATGACCATACTGAGAGACCTGGAGAAGCTGGCCGGTTGGGTCCGCATCTCTATCATATATATCCTCAGTGGTATCACTGGAAACCTCGCCTCTGCCCTGTTCCTGCCCTACAGAGCTGAG GTGGGTCCAGCAGGGTCTCAGTTTGGACTCCTTGCTTGCCTGTTTGTTGAGCTGTTTCAAGGTTGGCAGATGCTGGAGAAGCCATGGAAGGCCTTTCTCAAACTGGTGTGcatcgtcctcttcctcttcctgtgcgGCCTCCTGCCGTGGATCGACAACATCGCCCACATCTTTGGTTTCCTCAGCGGCATGCTGCTCTCCTTTGCCTTCCTGCCCTACGTCACCTTCGGGACTTTTGACAAGTACCGGAAACGTATCCTCATTGCTGTCTCAATGTTGGCCTACATCGGGCTGTTCTCTTCCCTCATCGTTTGGTTTTATATTTACCCGATTAACTGGCACTGGCTGGAGCATCTCACCTGCCTGCCCTTCACAAGCAAGTTTTGTGAAAAGTATGACATAGACCATGACATTGACGATGTGGTGCACTAG